The Lathyrus oleraceus cultivar Zhongwan6 chromosome 5, CAAS_Psat_ZW6_1.0, whole genome shotgun sequence genome includes the window GCAAAGAGGGCATGGGTCGAGGAGCTACATAGCGTCCTATGGGCCTACCGCACGACACCACATTCCACCACCGGGGAACCCCGTTCCGACTAACTTACGGCACCGAGGCAGTCATCCCGGTGGAGATACGGACGCCAACGAGGAGGACAGAGGAGCCCCTAGACGAGGAAATGAACGATGAAACCCTTAGAGCCGAGCTCGATCTAGTCGAGGAAATACGCTCCGAAGCGGCTCTCCGGAAACAACCCTCAAACAAAAGATAGCACTACGCCATGACGCGAAAGTCATAAAAAGAGAGTTCCAGGTCGGCACCCTGGTCCTCAGAAGAAACCAGAAAAACCCGAGAGAGGGCAAACTGGCGGCCAACTGGGAAGGCCCTTACCGCGTCCGCGACAAAACGAGCAACGGGGCCTATTACCTAGAAACCTACAAGGAGAACAACTCGCTCGACCATGGAACGCAGAAAAACTTAGACAATATTACAGCTAAATACACCACGGGGAGACGTGGCAGGTACGACCACGCTCTTCGTCCCCAAAACCCCAGGGAGGAACCACGAGGCCCGGGAACGATCCGGGGTCACATAACGAACACAACCCTCCCCGACGGTTGGGATCTTGACCAAGACTCAACGTCGAAGTACCAAGACTGGCAGGGCGCCCAGCTCGCGATGGGAGGACCCAAGCCTCGGGACCAGGGTTCGGACAACGGACCCGGGCTTCGATACCCACGGGCACAAAGCCCGACACTTCGTCGGTTCCCTAAACCGAGGAGATTAACAAAGTCGAGCAGAGTACGAATTCATACAAACAAGTATCAACACAAACGAGCACAATGAATGATAACGAAAATATTCATACATTAGAAACGATAAAAGCGGCCGAAGCCAAGTACGCCCGAAGGCCATATTACAACGCCCGAAGGCCAAAATACATAAGGCACGCAGGCCATGATAAGAAAAACAAATAAACTAAGACTCCGCTCGGAgcacctcttcatcttcttcttcttcttctccccccaGCTCCTCTTCCACTGCAAACGGGCAGATGATCTCACCATCCCGGACGCAGTAGTTATAGGCCGACCCTGCTGTCACCAACTCAGGGTTCAGAAGCCCGAGCTGCTCGACAGCATTGTCGAAACCCTCTTTGAAGCAGGCCACGAGATCTTGGTTGAGAGTCCGAATATGCCCTAGCAACTCACCGCGCGAACCAAGGGCGCGTTCCTCCTCGGTCTCATCTGCCAGAGGACGGACCTTTCCCTCGAGAGACGCAACCTGAGCCCGTAGGCCAGCGTTGTCCTCGGTCAGCTTCTGATGGTCGGCCACCTGCTCTTCCAAGCTCGCCATCGCAGCCTTCAACTGGTCCCTCTCCTTCTCCACCTCCTCCAGCTTCCGGCTCAACCCTTCCTGCAGCTGATGCTCTTCTTTGTAGTCCGACAGATCTTTAGATAATTTTTCCTTCTCCGCCCGGACCTGCAAAAGGGCACCCTCCAGCGAGGCAGTGGAGACCGAAGTGTCGGTCAAAACCATGGCCGTCTCCATCACCCGGATGACAGCAGCAATATCCCTGGCCAGATCTTTCTCCGAGCAGCAGCATCCTGGTCCAGAATAGCCTTGGCCTCAGGCGCGGGCACAACAATCGACTCCTCGGCCTTGAAGAACGACCGTTCCACATAGCAGGGAGGTAGAAGATAGCTCCCCGGTCCGTTCGGACTTCCTGGAGACGACCTGGTAAGGGCCCCAGCCGGACGCTTCCGTTTATGGAGGGGAGAAGCCGCTGGCGACGGACTGCTATCAGCAATGTTGATCGGTTAGACCGAGGAGGAGAGGAAGGAATCACGCTCGCCTGCGAGGGACCGATCCCGCATCGCATCAGCAGTCTCGAGACACGGGCCgcagttttcttcttcttcttgggcaCCCGGTCAGGAGCGCCGACCTGATTCGCTAGCTTCAGCACCCGATCACGAGCATTGGGCATGGCACCTGCAAATAAATTACACACAAACATTAGCGACCGAAATCATAAACAGAAATAAAATGCTAAACAAAGTCTGCCTACTCAATAACGCCAGAGCTTCCTCCTCGGTATCACACTCGAGCAGAGCCTTCGTATTGATATAACGCGTCTCGGTGATTAGCTCCCCGGCCTCATCCAGGTAGGGCACGCCCTGTCGATTCGCCCAGAACCCCAAGCTGAAGCTCTGCACGTAATCGACCAGCTTCTTGTACGCGAGCCTATCCTCCTCGCCGAGCATCGCGTACTTGACCCGGTAATGCGCCGTGGAGAGATCGAAATGATCACGCTGCCACCTCAGCGGTATCTTCGACATCAGCGTCTCCTCCCCGTTGGGTTCCCGTTGATAGTAGTATAAAGAGTGAAGGGCAGCCCGGGTGATCGGCATCACCACGTACCACCGGCTTTTGAAATGGCGAACAGAATCCTCGTACGTCTTGAACAGACGCACGGGCTGCTTGAAGGAAACCCAACTGTGGCGACCACGGGAACCGGACCTCTGGAGATGGAAGACGTGGAAGAAGAGAGCCCGGGTGCAACCAATGCCGAGGAACTGGCAAACTAACTCGAATGCCCGCATAAATGCGAGAGCATTGGGATGTAGTTGGGACGGCGCCAGCCGGAGCCACTTGAAGACCGACATCTGGAAGGAGTTGAAGGGCAGTCTGATCCCCGCCTCACGAAAAGCAAATTCATACATGGTGAACTGCTTCCCCGGGAAATGATGACAAATGCGGTCTTCTTCCTTGGGGGCGCAGCAGTACCAGTTTGGTGGATCCTCCCGGCTTATGGTCTCGACCATAGCGTGAGCAGTGATGGCCTCGTCACAGAAGTCTGATTCCTCCTCCAAGGGCTCGTCCGCAACCCATGAGAAGTCGACCTGCCCGGAAGAGGAGGCGTGTTCGGTACCACCTCGGACACTCCCATCCCCGACAGGGAGACGAGCGATTGTCGCGTCTTCGGTGGAGGACCCAGAATCTTCTTTCCTCGGTCGTAAGCGCCCGGTAGCACCTGAAACGCAGACAGAAAGAGTGAATTCGACGTCATATCAAATCCACCCTTCCACCGCAGGTCAAGTGAAAGGGCGTAGCGGCGACGGACACTAACCGTGCTCAACTCGGTGGCGCGCGCACTCTATGAAgaccgggcataaacttcatacaGCCTATGCAGGTATTGCCCAGCgtatgaagtttatgcccggtaCAGTAGGATCCCAACCCTATTTTCTACCATCTAAGATACACCTACAGTCCACTACACTGTTCCCAAGTTAAACCTAACCACATTTCTACAACATTATCATGCGTTTGACAGAAAACAACAAGGAAAAAGAATGGGTCACAGTGGAAAATCATACCTGACATAGTTAAGTTGAAAGGGTACGGTGGTGTCCGAGCAGAAGACGGTGGTTCAGATAGGAGGACGGGCGGAGACGACGGTCCAGACGGTTGAGAGAGCAAACGAGAGAGAATGTGGAGAACTCCGGTGAACGCGTGAGCGAAAAGAAAAAGTGGAAATGAAGTTACTCAACCCCTTTTTATAGGGCTTGGCACGTAGACCAACACGCTAGGTCATCATTGCCTAGCCTGCCTACGCCGTCTTTGCACGCGAAACGAAGCGACCCCACTAATTCTGAGACACGTCTGTCAAAGATGAGAAGCTGAAACGACCCGAGCACCTATCCGTCTCCTCGACTCACCAAGACGCCACCTCCCCGCGTCATACCCACGTTTACTACAAGGAAGGCGCAGATCAACCGATCACCTCCATCCCCGACATTCCCGAAGAAAGGGTCGATCATGAATAGGTCTGGTACGACCTCGCCTGTCTAACGATCAAGCTTCCCCATCGTCTCGGGGAACCCTTAGTTGAAACATAAGTCATCCCTCTGGCTCAGAGACTCGACTTGGGGGGCTCCTGTTCCGGACTGGGCCATGACcctaggcacggcacggcccaatgctcgccaagcccacgtccaaacaGCCATGTCCACACGACCACAAGGACACGTCAGGTGGACGACAGTCCGCCCGACGAACGTCTCCCCGGCCCTTAAACACGTGTCGGACAGcgagcgggtcctcctcataCGATCTCCATCCACTCACCGTCAACCCATGTCGCGGGCACCTCAGTTGTGCCGGGCAGGGCCCTAACGGCATcccactcaccacgtcacccaactcccctatattgccgccttagggataggggcagttggaccagggggcagactttggcctaggtcttaacgcttcttacgcgtcccctggcagctcctccttgggcctagctaatccagcccattaggagccttggcccagcgctgggggctcactataaatacccctttcatggcaagGGGCAGGTATgctaactcacactctgataacctcattctgtaccttttctgacttaagcattggagcatcttgcaggtacacccccctctcatttcattctccggcccattcatcaagaccttggaaggccctcctgatcaggtgagatcatatatatatatatatatatatatatagcaacTATTAGGATCATAAAAACAAGATTGTAAGCTCCACTAATTTTCACCAAAATCTcaaatcaaccattttcaagtGAAACTCAAACTTGCAATTATACACCAAATCGTGTTCTATACACATACTCATTCATGAAATTCAATATAGAAAcatcatagcataacataaacatcaatttcatggattaaaatataaacacatgttagggtttctcaaaaatcaaaatccccaaaTCCTAAGTTCATGATATCTAACCCACATACATTACATACATTATGTTTACCCTTAACCACTTGAAATCCCATCCTTACCTTAGTATAGATGAAATCTCTAGGTCCTTCTTCTTCTAGTTTCCTCTTCTCCTCTTTCTCTTATCTTCTCTTCTATTCTCTCTTCTTTTCTTGTTTTACAAAACTAACTCTGATCTCTAAAACCCTTACTATCTTTTTAACTCATAATGGGCTTAACCCACTTATCCACCGATTCTAATTAATTAGGACCATTACTAGACAATTGTTATTTCTactcataaaattcaattattcaaataacacatatattcaaataactcaaataatcaccagaacacatatttaattaattatcacatcaaataatgattaattaaaataaacacctaataaataaatacggaaattaaatcggggtgttacaactctcccccacttgAAATATTTTCGTCCTAAAAATTACCTCAAGCAAACAACTCGGGATATGAATCCCTCATATGACTCTCAAGCTCCTACGTCACATTTCCACCAGTCGATCCTCCCCAAACGAttttcaccaaagcaatctctttaccaCGGAGTTGTTTCACCTCTCTATCTTCTATCCGCATAGGTAATGTCTCCACGGTCAAATTATCTCTAACCTCAACATCATCTAATTGgacaacatgcgaaggatccgcaatgtatctcctcaattgagacacgTGAAACACATCATGGAGATTAGCAAGTGACGGCGGCAACGTAATCCGATAAACCACATCACCTACTTTCTCGGAAATCTGATACAGACCAATAAAATGCGGCGTCAACTTACACGACTTCAAtgctctaccaacacccgttacCGGAGTAACTCTTAAAAACACACAATCATCTACCTCAAACTCAAGCGATTTCCTTctcttgtcatggtaactcttctgacgactttGAGAAACCTTCATCTTCTCTCTGATCATTTTAATCTTATCAATAGTCAGTTGAACTATCTCAGGTCCAACCACAACACTTTCTCCagattcgtaccaacacaaaggcgtcctacaccttctaccatacaaagcttcaaacggagCCATACCAATACTCaaatgaaaactattgttgtaggtgtcgcaatgcgaaaaacaaccggcggaaaatacagagccgccaccgacgctattcatcctatgacggaaagggagcgcaggactaacctaagaaagggaaaggaacggttttacgaccagagattgcaaggtgcgggagtcggttacgcaaggggaaggtattagcacccctcacgtccgtcgtactcgacgggatccacgctcaaaagatagctcaaagaataggaaaagggttgctaataaactgctcaaagaaattgcacaaaatgcaataataaacaggtggaagaagacggaggaagtggactcggcaggatgtcgcatcctgggcctacgtagtttgtcagaaacaaacatcagagtcaacgtagttcggggaaaaggggaacatgctcgctaggacatcgcatcctatgcctacatatcttctctatccagaggaagaatcagagcactcgtagctcggctaacgcacgccgaaacaaaacaccaaaaagggacgctgagacgtcaaaagaaacactcaaaaggaaacagaatgccaatacatggacttatatctgactcccaacaataacccaaacaaaaggaaatagaatgccaatacatggacttacatccaactcccAATAACtaaacaaaaggaaacagaatgccaattcatggacttacatccaactcctaacaacaaacaaaaggaaatagaatgccaatacatggacttacatccaactccaaacaatagcaaacgctaaccagcgaacaccaaagaaaaaggttatcagattaCCCCAACAAAGTAATCAAAtatccaaagatgaaccccaaagatgaaccccaagatgataaccaccatcacaaacgtcacaaatgaaccccgaagatgaaccccaaatgagtgacaaccgtcacgaatgaaccccaaagataataaccatcatcacaaatgaaccccaagcgagtgacaaccgtcacaaatgaaccccaagtgagtgacaaccgtcacaaatgaaccccaagtgagtgacaaccgtcacaaatgaaacccaagtgagtgacaaccgtcacaaatgaaccccataaggtataaacataccacacacgcccacgttggacaaacaagtactcacaccaaaataaagaagagggtgaacacacacaagacaacacagcaaaaagaaaaagggtgcccggagagattgctcgcaacctcctgcctacgtatctcatctggtatgagaatcagggcgacgtagttccccttaacaggggaaaggagacaacaaactaatagggagactaagactcgagcctaatagtttTCATGCAAACAATATCCCTAAGTCGGGAATAAGGGTGATGAACACACCCAAAcccaaaacaacaacaaaaaggtgaaaaagaaaaagggtgcccggagagattgctcgcaacctcctgcctacgtatctcatctggtatgagaatcagggcgacgtagttccccttaacaggggtacaacactctcctaaccagagaccagggaaacaacaaactaatagggagactaagactcgagcctaatagttgtcatgcaaacaatatccctaggttgaggtctctaacaagaaccCTACTTCCTCAGAAgtcaatcatacaactcctacagaaatggagatgagaagaggaaagcaaataaacacactagcacaagtgaacaagcatcacacactatatccatacaagagccccaaacaatgggtaggctttagtcaagagggttcatatcaacctcgacaaacaagccaaactgtaatggtaatctgtagctcttaaccactaacattgagagttagggtgaggCTGATCaaaaatggtaatgaggatgagacctcatgctcttaaccctggcctgggtgagctcatgataaggaaagcgtggggatccagaaagtgagatcctattccacttgacagacactggacaaagatcttgggtacatgttcaacagcatcagcacgtagtgcgagcataaagaacgactcactgaataacgggggattggctactaatcccttttatccgtcaattgcctcttcatggaggtcttatcaagtagcacatgcctcatcttggaggtcttatcaaatatcatatgcctcatcttggaggtctttggcacaattataaacaaacacaaacagagcctcttaaggaggacttccagcaaaatgcctgccaaaagggtgacaggacttccagactacatggagtaagaagatAATTACCTAAGtgtgtatcaaccacaatccaaagctcaagcaagagctaaaagcaagcaactaaggtacctgtacaaaggCTAACCAGTTAGTACTTCaaacataaaatcagaaaacaaacagtgaaaccatccaactgtacacaactcaatgaacaatgctcaagcactcaaatgagctcaagcctatcaattagaaccctacaaaacaaacaaaagttagaacTCAAAGCATTTGTgtctcacaaagtgagaacaaactcaaccatcaatgctaagtgtccaaacctgaaacacaagtcaaggttagttcatgtacaaaacactagtacaaagactaggtccaaaaccaaaccaaatgatcaaaacagaactcaatcttccatataaagcacattcaaacaatcaacaaaatgtcctcaaaaggaccaacatcaattcacaaGGCAAGTACCTCAAATGGCTCATGTTATGCAATGATCaacaaatgagcacaaaatggacatccaaattagaaaatccaaatcaaaacagaaatgcatctAATGACCTTGAGAATTTTTATGCAAGTTCCATATATCATGAATAAACAAGGTGCAAAAGATCAGATCtagaagagttcaaatgataggtgaacaaaaatgcacaaattgaatgccaaaaatgtgacaccaattgtcacatacatcttcatgtgtcaaaaacaatgatagcatatgagaaaaaattcaaaccagtgctcaaaaattcatatcatgagtgaagatcaagcatacaaaaaaatcagatcaattggatcaaagatgaagatttcacaaggcattgaacacaacatatcaatttagcacaaggttcaataaaaaattccaaaataaaaatccagaaacaaacaattcatgaaattaaaattataaaaaactatacatcaaaacaaaattatgaaaaaaaattggagttaatttggagcattttactatgttttatgattttttcaaatgagcaaaataaatggaatatgcATGTAAAATAAGGAGGGAAATAATGAAATTCAAATAAACTCAGAATTAATCTCGTCCATCAGATCACGTGCGCAAAGCAATCAAGCGGTCCCATTTAAATGATCAAAACGCACAGCATCACTAATTGAGTAAGCATGCACACTGAGCAAGTCAACACACACGCAAGCGAGTCAAAGGCATCATAACCAATCAAACGGACATGCAAGCAATACAATCAGCAGCCATATAAGCtaaatgaaacgcatcgtttcattaaATGATTTGGCACGCAACGTCATCAGTCAAACATACACTTAGCACAGTCAAACGAATCATGGCCAATGGAATGTACATGCAAGCGCCACATGGAAGCACACGTAGGATAAAACCCTAGCGTgaaccagacgccggagctgtagctccgaTCGTCTTCTCCGACCAACCAGGCGGTGGCTCCGCCGTGGATTTTTGCAGAAATGAATAAATCTTATATCAATTGAACCAACTTTCAACCAGGAGTCCAAATATCATATTCAAATCAACTAATTCATGCTAGGTTTTACGGATCGAACAAAAACATTATCATGAACAAAACTTCCAATTCATCATACAACCTCAATTCTGAGCCAAATCAAGATCTAAACATATCAGCAGGCTCAGCTAAGTGAGATCTACATAATTATAACAAGaaatcagcaaaaggagaggatCGATTTTCAACTTACTTGAAATGAAGTTCACTATAATCGCACTCTCAGGCTCTCTACAACTCCAGATCCACTCCAATATCTTTaacttgaagctttgtgcaagaatcACCAACTGAAACCAcctagatctagctcaatttcaAAATTCCATTTCCATGAAGATGCACTTAATCTGCTCGAAATCCAGCTCAATTGTCCAAAACAGaggttgattcttgatcaatgaaggatgatgatcaagaatcttgaagaattttggtgtttgtgtggagaaatCAAGGATTCGAAGAgagaaaaaaatggagggaaaataaaaatttgagatctgaaattctgttatggaggttatggattagggtttggcttttatatggtCCACTAATCTCACTGAAATCCAAATTAGGCattggttaaacatgattagggattattggagcaatttgcaaaaatgcaaaagtgaGCTAGCATGGCCatgctacacgtgaacagtactcATGCAAGGCTtgaattcacttaaaatcaaccaataatcaagatttgaatggtattttgcttgtatcataagctAATTTTGAATTGtagaaattccctccaaaatgatcactTGAGGAATGATGAGCATACATGcctctctcatgcatggcaatggttcatttgaaatgtcttgaacatgaggagcattttgcaaaaagaatggaccaaattggagctttgtatcaaaagttatgccactttgaacttccatgcacaccttgtgatcaaatgaccataactctttaaccattcatcatatggacatgaattagaactttttgaaaatggtagacaaagatctacaactttcatgttcaccaaaaatccatttgaaacttctttgatgttgataagtcaagttgaatgtggaccagaaacttgccatttttggaaacttaaaattacaggtcattttccatttttggaaacttttgccatgacttcaaaatcttcaagatagatgtttagaatgacaaatggacctcttttgaacatgactgaggtgtctcaactcatttccccacctcatagccctcagttgactgcacagttgactttctggtcctcagatgaccttgaaatgtcttgatccactagagcctccaccacttggggaaattgctcaaaaatgaaaccctagcacatgtaagccccttatgataaccatgtgatcctcatccccAGCAAATACCTTATCTCTTTGAGAAACTCTGAttggaagaatggcattgattagggttgaccagaggtcacaaccctaatccagagtAATCTGAAGATG containing:
- the LOC127078476 gene encoding uncharacterized protein LOC127078476, with translation MIREKMKVSQSRQKSYHDKRRKSLEFEVDDCVFLRVTPVTGVGRALKSCKLTPHFIGLYQISEKVGDVVYRITLPPSLANLHDVFHVSQLRRYIADPSHVVQLDDVEVRDNLTVETLPMRIEDREVKQLRGKEIALVKIVWGGSTGGNVT